A genome region from Micromonospora peucetia includes the following:
- the scpB gene encoding SMC-Scp complex subunit ScpB produces the protein MEVGSGFATVTAGQPAGPEEPTATAGQSEEPVGPEKPTAASGQPKEPAGSEEPTETEGQPAEPAGQAGAAGPEGAEGERGAGGVPAGKGPTGGVPAKGPTGRRRATPEPAPELDDAELRGALEAILLVVDEPVSELTLAQVLEQSPERIGPMLDEIAAGYTAAGHGFELRRAAGGWRLYTRPEYATYVERFVLDGQSVRLTQAALETLAVVAYKQPVTRSRISAIRGVNCDGVIRTLVSRGLVEECGTEPDSGAFLYRTTTMFLEKLGLNSVDDLPPLAPFLPDDVEELADATR, from the coding sequence GTGGAGGTGGGCTCGGGATTCGCGACAGTGACCGCGGGTCAGCCGGCGGGGCCGGAGGAGCCGACCGCGACCGCGGGTCAGTCGGAGGAGCCGGTAGGGCCGGAGAAGCCGACCGCGGCCTCGGGTCAGCCGAAGGAGCCGGCGGGGTCGGAGGAGCCGACCGAGACCGAGGGGCAGCCGGCGGAGCCAGCAGGCCAGGCGGGGGCAGCGGGGCCGGAGGGGGCCGAAGGGGAGCGCGGCGCTGGAGGCGTACCGGCGGGAAAGGGGCCGACGGGGGGCGTACCGGCGAAGGGGCCGACGGGGCGGCGGCGGGCGACGCCCGAGCCGGCGCCGGAGCTCGACGACGCCGAGCTGCGTGGGGCGTTGGAGGCGATCCTGCTGGTGGTGGACGAGCCGGTCAGCGAGCTGACGCTCGCCCAGGTGCTGGAGCAGTCCCCCGAGCGGATCGGGCCGATGCTGGACGAGATCGCCGCGGGCTACACGGCCGCCGGGCACGGCTTCGAGCTGCGCCGGGCGGCGGGTGGCTGGCGTCTCTACACCCGGCCGGAATACGCCACCTACGTGGAACGGTTCGTATTGGACGGGCAGTCGGTGCGACTGACCCAGGCCGCGCTGGAGACACTGGCCGTGGTCGCCTACAAGCAGCCCGTCACCCGGTCGCGGATCTCCGCCATCCGGGGTGTCAACTGCGACGGGGTGATCCGTACCCTGGTCTCCCGCGGGTTGGTCGAGGAGTGCGGCACCGAACCGGACAGCGGGGCGTTCCTCTACCGGACCACCACGATGTTCCTGGAGAAGCTCGGGCTGAACAGCGTCGACGACCTCCCGCCGCTGGCCCCGTTCCTTCCCGACGACGTAGAAGAGCTTGCCGATGCCACGCGATGA
- a CDS encoding NUDIX domain-containing protein, with amino-acid sequence MSAVEHRYEVRSRTERYRGPVFDVVSEEVTMPGGGTGVRDFVRHVGAVAVVALDAAGQVVLIRQYRHPVGRHLWELPAGLTDVSGEDLAAAAVRELGEEVDLTAGRLDVLVDLHSSPGFTNELVRVFLARDLADVPAERRHERREEEADLQVVRVDLDEAVGMVLAGEITNASCVAGLLAAARARDTGWSALRRADAPLPR; translated from the coding sequence GTGAGCGCCGTCGAGCACCGCTACGAGGTGCGGTCGCGCACCGAGCGCTACCGGGGCCCGGTCTTCGACGTGGTCAGCGAGGAGGTGACCATGCCGGGCGGCGGGACGGGGGTCCGTGACTTCGTCCGGCACGTCGGCGCGGTCGCCGTGGTGGCGCTCGACGCGGCCGGTCAGGTGGTGCTGATCCGCCAGTACCGGCATCCGGTCGGGCGGCATCTGTGGGAGCTGCCCGCCGGGCTGACCGACGTCTCCGGCGAGGACCTGGCCGCCGCCGCCGTGCGGGAGCTGGGTGAGGAGGTCGACCTGACCGCCGGGCGGCTCGACGTCCTGGTGGACCTGCACAGCTCGCCGGGCTTCACCAACGAGCTGGTCCGGGTGTTCCTGGCCCGGGACCTGGCGGACGTGCCGGCGGAGCGGCGGCACGAGCGGCGCGAGGAGGAGGCCGACCTCCAGGTGGTCCGGGTCGACCTGGACGAGGCGGTCGGCATGGTCCTCGCGGGCGAGATCACCAACGCCTCCTGCGTGGCCGGGCTGCTCGCCGCCGCCCGGGCCCGCGACACCGGCTGGTCGGCGCTGCGCCGGGCCGACGCGCCGCTGCCGCGCTGA
- a CDS encoding site-specific tyrosine recombinase XerD — protein MTGTPDGAGAGAEPAPALRRAVRGYLDHLTVERGLSANTLSSYRRDLERYLDTLAAAGVPELAAVGPGQVEAHLARLRAGDDEHPPLAVSSAARAASAVRGLHRFALREGLTGADPSRDVRPPTPPRRLPRALPVDAVVRLLETAGAVTAAGEGASLALRDRALLEFLYGTGARISEAVGAAVDDLDVDEGAVLLRGKGGRNRLVPIGGYAIEAVRAWLVRARPGLAAAGRGTPAVFLNARGGALSRQGAWTILRRAAQRAGLPVDGPEAVSPHTLRHSYATHLLDGGADVRVVQELLGHASVTTTQVYTLVTVERLREVYATAHPRARG, from the coding sequence CTGACCGGCACACCGGACGGAGCCGGCGCGGGCGCGGAGCCCGCGCCGGCCCTGCGCCGTGCCGTGCGCGGCTACCTCGACCACCTCACCGTCGAACGGGGACTGTCGGCGAACACGCTGTCGTCGTACCGGCGGGATCTGGAGCGCTACCTGGACACTCTGGCGGCGGCCGGTGTGCCGGAGTTGGCCGCCGTCGGCCCCGGGCAGGTCGAGGCGCACCTGGCCCGGCTGCGCGCCGGCGACGACGAGCACCCGCCGCTCGCGGTCTCCTCCGCCGCGCGGGCCGCCAGCGCGGTACGCGGGCTGCACCGGTTCGCGCTGCGCGAGGGGCTGACCGGCGCCGACCCGAGCCGGGACGTCCGCCCACCCACCCCGCCGCGCAGGCTGCCCCGCGCACTGCCGGTCGACGCCGTGGTGCGGCTGCTGGAGACCGCCGGCGCGGTGACCGCTGCCGGCGAGGGTGCGTCGCTCGCGCTGCGTGACCGGGCGCTGTTGGAGTTTCTGTACGGCACCGGGGCGCGGATCTCCGAGGCGGTCGGTGCCGCAGTGGACGACCTGGACGTCGACGAGGGTGCCGTGCTGCTGCGCGGCAAGGGGGGCCGCAACCGGCTGGTCCCGATCGGCGGGTACGCGATCGAGGCGGTGCGGGCCTGGCTGGTCCGGGCCCGGCCCGGGCTGGCCGCCGCCGGCCGGGGCACCCCGGCGGTCTTCCTCAACGCCCGCGGCGGTGCGCTGTCCCGGCAGGGCGCCTGGACCATCCTGCGTCGCGCCGCCCAGCGGGCCGGGCTGCCGGTGGACGGGCCGGAGGCGGTCTCCCCGCACACCCTGCGTCACTCCTACGCCACCCACCTGCTCGACGGCGGCGCGGACGTGCGGGTGGTGCAGGAACTGCTGGGCCACGCCTCGGTGACCACCACCCAGGTCTACACCCTGGTGACGGTCGAGCGGCTGCGTGAGGTGTACGCCACCGCCCACCCCCGGGCACGCGGCTGA
- a CDS encoding TM2 domain-containing protein — protein sequence MCQVSTRAAGGTSPQPSGQCSSIIVPLFGCRCGQEAGGSLGCRLMTTPPYQPGYPSGVSDKSKIVAGLLGILLGTFGAGRFYTGHTKLGVLQLVVSLVTCGAGGLWGLIDGILILVNGGTDAQGRPLRD from the coding sequence ATGTGTCAGGTGTCAACCAGGGCCGCCGGAGGGACGTCACCTCAGCCGTCAGGACAGTGTTCATCCATTATCGTCCCACTCTTCGGGTGCCGCTGCGGACAGGAGGCCGGTGGATCACTAGGGTGTCGCCTCATGACCACTCCTCCTTACCAGCCCGGATACCCGTCGGGCGTCTCCGACAAGAGCAAGATCGTTGCGGGTCTCCTCGGCATCCTGCTCGGCACCTTCGGTGCCGGCCGGTTCTACACAGGTCACACCAAGCTCGGTGTCCTGCAGCTCGTGGTGAGCCTGGTGACCTGCGGCGCCGGCGGGCTCTGGGGCCTCATCGACGGCATCCTGATCCTGGTCAACGGCGGCACCGACGCGCAGGGACGCCCGCTGCGCGACTGA
- a CDS encoding ParA family protein encodes MAGNGDRAETWTTELREQQATLGAGLGPADPAAYTMRKPIPEPMPTDRHGPARIIAMANQKGGVGKTTTTINLGAALAEYGRKVLLVDFDPQGALSVGLGVNPHNLDLSVYNLLMQDDVTAEDVLIKTDVAGLHLLPANIDLSAAEIQLVNEVAREMALARVLRSVRKEYDYILIDCQPSLGLLAINALTVAHGVLIPLECEFFSLRGVALLLDTIDKVRERLNFDLELEGILATMYDSRTTHCRQVLQRVVEAFGDKVYQTVITKTVKFPESTVAGAPITTLDPASSGARNYRQLAREVIAAQAER; translated from the coding sequence ATGGCGGGCAATGGTGACCGTGCCGAGACCTGGACGACGGAACTCCGCGAGCAGCAGGCCACGCTCGGGGCGGGTCTCGGTCCGGCGGATCCAGCGGCATACACGATGCGTAAGCCGATTCCCGAGCCGATGCCGACCGACCGGCACGGCCCGGCGCGGATCATCGCGATGGCCAACCAGAAGGGTGGCGTGGGCAAGACCACCACGACCATCAACCTGGGCGCCGCGCTGGCCGAGTACGGCCGCAAGGTGCTGCTGGTCGACTTCGACCCGCAGGGCGCCCTCTCGGTCGGGCTGGGGGTCAACCCGCACAACCTCGACCTGTCGGTCTACAACCTGCTCATGCAGGACGACGTCACCGCCGAGGACGTCCTGATCAAGACCGACGTGGCGGGGCTGCACCTGCTGCCGGCCAACATCGACCTCTCCGCGGCCGAGATCCAGCTGGTCAACGAGGTCGCCCGGGAGATGGCCCTGGCCCGCGTGCTCCGGTCGGTCCGAAAGGAATACGACTACATCCTGATCGACTGCCAGCCCTCGCTGGGCCTGCTGGCGATCAACGCGCTGACCGTGGCGCACGGCGTGCTCATCCCGCTGGAGTGCGAGTTCTTCAGCCTGCGCGGTGTGGCCCTGTTGTTGGACACGATCGACAAGGTGCGCGAGCGGCTCAACTTCGACCTGGAGCTCGAGGGCATCCTCGCCACCATGTACGACAGCCGCACCACCCACTGCCGTCAGGTGCTCCAGCGGGTGGTGGAGGCGTTCGGCGACAAGGTCTACCAGACGGTGATCACCAAGACCGTCAAGTTCCCCGAGTCCACGGTCGCCGGTGCCCCGATCACCACGCTCGACCCGGCCTCGTCGGGCGCCCGCAACTACCGCCAGCTGGCCCGCGAGGTGATCGCCGCCCAGGCCGAGCGGTAG
- the ald gene encoding alanine dehydrogenase, with translation MKVGIPREVKNHEYRVAITPAGVNEFVRGGHQVFVESGAGVGSSISDDEFAAAGAKILATADEVWETAELVLKVKEPIAEEYHRMREGQVLFTYLHLAASKVCTDALVDRKVTGIAYETVELPDRSLPLLAPMSEVAGRLAPQVGAYHLQRQGGGRGILMGGVSGVYAAKTVVIGAGVSGMNAAAIALGLQAEVLLLDKNVARLRQADAIYRGHLQTVASNAYEIERAVLDADLVIGAVLVPGAKAPTLISNEMVSRMKPGSVLVDISIDQGGCFEDSRPTTHAEPTYQVHESIFYCVANMPGAVPHTSTYALTNVTLPYALELANHGWREALRRDPALALGLNTHDGQVTYGPVGEAHGMATLALADALA, from the coding sequence GTGAAGGTCGGAATCCCCCGCGAGGTCAAGAACCACGAGTACCGCGTGGCGATCACGCCGGCGGGCGTCAACGAGTTCGTCCGCGGTGGTCATCAGGTCTTCGTCGAGTCCGGCGCCGGGGTCGGGTCCAGCATCAGCGACGACGAGTTCGCCGCCGCCGGGGCCAAGATCCTGGCCACCGCCGACGAGGTGTGGGAAACCGCCGAGCTGGTGCTCAAGGTCAAGGAGCCGATCGCCGAGGAGTACCACCGCATGCGCGAGGGGCAGGTGCTCTTCACCTACCTGCACCTGGCCGCCTCGAAGGTGTGCACCGACGCGCTGGTCGACCGCAAGGTCACCGGCATCGCGTACGAGACCGTCGAGCTGCCCGACCGGTCGCTGCCGCTGCTCGCCCCGATGTCCGAGGTGGCCGGTCGGCTCGCCCCGCAGGTGGGCGCCTACCACCTCCAGCGGCAGGGCGGCGGGCGCGGCATCCTGATGGGCGGCGTCTCCGGTGTGTACGCCGCGAAGACGGTGGTCATCGGCGCCGGTGTCTCCGGCATGAACGCCGCCGCGATCGCGCTCGGCCTGCAGGCCGAGGTGCTGCTGCTGGACAAGAACGTGGCCCGGTTGCGCCAGGCCGACGCCATCTACCGCGGCCACCTGCAGACGGTGGCCTCCAACGCGTACGAGATCGAGCGGGCCGTGCTGGACGCGGACCTGGTCATCGGCGCGGTGCTGGTGCCCGGCGCGAAGGCCCCGACCCTGATCTCCAACGAGATGGTCTCCCGGATGAAGCCGGGCAGCGTGCTGGTCGACATCTCCATCGACCAGGGCGGCTGCTTCGAGGACTCACGTCCCACCACGCACGCCGAGCCGACCTACCAGGTGCACGAATCGATCTTCTACTGCGTGGCGAACATGCCGGGCGCGGTGCCGCACACCAGCACCTACGCGCTGACCAACGTCACCCTGCCGTACGCGCTGGAGCTGGCCAACCACGGCTGGCGCGAGGCGCTGCGTCGCGACCCGGCGCTGGCACTGGGCCTCAACACCCACGACGGCCAGGTCACCTACGGCCCGGTCGGCGAGGCGCACGGCATGGCGACCCTCGCGCTGGCCGACGCGCTGGCCTGA
- a CDS encoding segregation and condensation protein A codes for MTAPPLDPPTTPEQPPVRAAEAAAEVPTDPAGVPGATGSGGFTVRLANFTGPFDLLLQLIGKHKLDVTEVALHRVTDEFIAYIRAMGDQWDLDEASEFLLIAATLLDLKAARLLPAAEVEDEEDLALLEARDLLFARLLQYKAYKEAAAHIAALEEVGGRRYPRAVTLEARYADALPDLVLGIGPERLLKLAIRAMTPRPVPEVSIAHVHMVRVSVREHAAILSERLRRAGTATFSLLCADCEATLEVVARFLALLELYREGLVAFVQEQALEELTVRWTGPADSGPDLHIDEYAGTPSESASPPSEPPGSGPRPDPTSGAAAEDSGAAPGVVAGESGAATTEERAG; via the coding sequence GTGACCGCGCCACCCCTCGACCCTCCGACGACGCCGGAGCAGCCGCCCGTGCGGGCCGCCGAGGCCGCCGCCGAGGTGCCGACAGACCCGGCGGGTGTGCCCGGGGCGACGGGAAGCGGCGGGTTCACCGTCCGGCTGGCGAACTTCACCGGCCCGTTCGACCTGCTGCTCCAACTGATCGGCAAACACAAGCTCGACGTCACCGAGGTGGCGCTGCACCGGGTCACCGACGAGTTCATCGCGTACATCCGCGCGATGGGCGACCAGTGGGACCTGGACGAGGCCAGCGAGTTCCTGCTCATCGCCGCGACCCTGCTCGACCTGAAGGCGGCCCGGTTGCTGCCCGCCGCCGAGGTCGAGGACGAGGAGGACCTCGCCCTGTTGGAGGCGCGGGACCTGCTCTTCGCCCGGCTGTTGCAGTACAAGGCGTACAAGGAGGCGGCGGCGCACATCGCCGCGCTGGAGGAGGTCGGCGGCCGGCGCTACCCCCGGGCGGTGACCCTGGAGGCACGGTACGCCGACGCGCTGCCCGACCTGGTGCTCGGCATCGGCCCCGAGCGGCTGCTGAAGCTGGCGATCAGGGCGATGACGCCGAGGCCGGTGCCCGAGGTGTCCATCGCCCACGTGCACATGGTCCGGGTCAGTGTCCGGGAGCACGCGGCCATCCTCAGCGAGCGGCTGCGCCGGGCCGGCACGGCCACCTTCTCGCTGCTCTGCGCCGACTGTGAGGCCACCCTGGAGGTGGTGGCCCGGTTCCTGGCGCTGCTGGAGCTCTACCGGGAGGGCCTGGTCGCCTTCGTCCAGGAGCAGGCGCTGGAGGAGTTGACCGTACGCTGGACCGGTCCCGCCGACAGCGGCCCCGACCTGCACATCGACGAGTACGCGGGCACCCCGTCCGAGTCGGCCTCGCCCCCGTCGGAGCCGCCGGGCTCCGGCCCGCGCCCGGATCCGACGTCGGGTGCGGCGGCGGAGGACAGCGGTGCGGCGCCGGGTGTGGTGGCGGGCGAAAGCGGGGCGGCGACGACGGAGGAGCGAGCGGGATGA